A segment of the Pseudomonadota bacterium genome:
TGATCGGTTATAAAAAAAGAACGACTTTTGAGTCGTTCTTTTTTTATGGGCATTCCACCAGCTGGCAGCTGAGTTCGGGCGAGAGCGGATTTCCCGCCCGCTGGGGGTTTCCCAGGGCAATTCGCACCTGATTGCGGCGTGAGGTTTTGATTATGCGAGTGGGAGATTTACAGCCAATCATGTTGCAGGCCGATAGTGTCGGTAAGGTGCAACAGCAGGGTGCGCATGGCGCTGAGACCGAACAGGGGAAGTTGGCGAAACAATTTCAGGCGGAGAACCGGGAGCAGGAAAAGAAGGTCCAGGCGTTGGCCGACAGTGATACGGTTATGATTCGGGATCAAGAGGCCCGCCGGGAGCGCCAGGAAGACTCGAATCCTGAAGGCGAACCGGAATCAGAAAGCCAGGAGACGTCTTCCGAAAAACTCGAACCACAACTGAAAATCACGGGAAGACATATCGATATCAAAGCGTGAGGTTGGTTTTGGCTGCCGTCCGAGTCTCATCGAGCAACTTTTTCAGGCGCAGGTAATAAGCTCTTTTCTCCGCTCTCAGCTGGGGCCCGTCGGCGGGCTGCTGATCACGGCTGGGTTGCAGAGTCATTTCGCAACTGAGCAAGAGGTCGGAGAAGAAGTTGCTGACCAGTAAACGGCAGCTTTCCAGGTGGGGGCGCAACAGGGCATACTTGATCTGTTCGCTGTAGTTACTGAGCTGGCGGGGCAGGTCTTGAATCAGCTTTCTTTTTAGTCTCCTGCCATATTCTTCTCCCAGGGGGCGCCGTCTGCGAAAAAATGTCGCTTTCCTGCCCCAGAGCAGAAACAGTTCCTGTATCTTTTCAATCAACTCGAAACGTTCCTCGGCTTTACTGCTGAAGGTGAATTCCGGCAATGTACCTTCAATTTTCAAAGGAAGCGGCAGCTCCTGGAGCTCGGTGTCCTGGTCGTCGACAAAATTACTGCTGATGATAAATAGCGGGATACTGCCGTCAATGAACTGCTGTTTGATCTCCTGATGCAGCCTCTGTAAAAAATTTAAACTCGCAAGCATGACCTGTTCCCTGAGCTTGGGGAGCATCGTGAGTTTGAAGTGATTGTCGATGATTCTGATCGGGGCCATGGGGTTGCGGTTTTTGTCGGGTATCAGGTCCAGCGGTACCTGATAGTTTTCCAGCAGTTGCCGAAGCTGGTGGTGGAGTCCATTTTCGTTTCGATTTTCAAGCCAGTGGTTGATTCGAAAAAAGGCGGATTTCTCGATTTTCTGACTGAGTCCGGTGGTAATCCGTTCGCTTTCCTGAAGCACCTTGTCGAGTTGCTTTCTTTTGTGTGTTTGTTTTTCCTGTTCACTCAGCAGGAGTTGTTCCTCTTGCGAAAGAAGACTCAGCTGGCTGCTGATCAGCCGCTCGAGGTGGTTGTGAATCTGTTGCAGTCGGCTTTCGCTGTGGTGAAAGAGAGCTTTTGCCGCGTCGCTTTTACCCAGAGTGCTCAGACGGGCCAGGAAAAGGTCCGCACCTTGAGATGAAAAAGCCAGCTTTTCCTTTTCCGCTCGCCACCTTTCAAGTCTTTGGCGTAAGGGGGCGGCTAATTTTTCGTAGATATGGGGTTTTGACCAGAGCAGGGCGAGGCTGGAAAAAGCGTAGATCTCCTGGGTGAAACCAAGCTCCCGCAGCTCCTGGCGGCAGCGTTCAAGCATGGTTTCGAGTTCATTCAGGTCCGGATGTTCATCAAGGTCGAGATTGATGATAAACAACAGGCGTTCTTCAAGGCCCATCGTGCGCAGATGTTCCAGGAGCTGATAATCGGCCTGACGCAGGCCCATCCGACTGCTGATGATGTAGGCCAGGACCGGACTTTCAGCCAGCTGTTGAATGATAATCGCCTGATGGCTCTGGTTTGGGGTGTCCAGTCCGGGCAGGTCGCGCAGGGCCAGATAGGGGGGCAGGTGCTGAATCGGGGTTGTCAGGCTGATATCGACTAGATAGGGTGAAAGGGACTCATCCCTGATAAAATCGCGATAGTTTGAACCTTCGGAGATGATCGTTAAATCCAGGTTCGCATTCTGATAATAAGTCTGGACTTGTTCTGCGCCACTGAGCAGGTTGCGCAGCAGACGGTATGACTCGTTGAAAATACCGTGTCTGGTCAAGGTGCCCTCTTGTTGGAACTCGTCCAGGAGCTCGCTGACTCGGGCCCGGTCAGATTCCCGGAAAGGTGAAAAATCTTTTCTTTCCGGAAGATCACGGAAGAGCAGGGTGGCGGCGGTCGTGAAAAGCTGCGTAATGAGTTCTTGGGGTTGCAGCCTGATTCTGGCGGAAAAGGTCTTGCCGGCTCGTACGGTGGTGGGAAAACTTGTGGTGATGCCGGCTCCGGTAGGCAGCAGCTCCGCGCCGGCCAAGGTGTTGATGAGGGTGCTTTTGCCGGATTTAACCGGGCCGATACAGGTTAACGGAAGGATGAAGTCTGAACGCAGAACCTTCAGGTTTTCGAGGCTCTGGCGCCAGCGTTCGAGATGGTCGTGATTCTGGGGTTGATCAGCTGTAAGTTCGTCGAGCAAGAGTTCGAGATTCTTTGCTCTTGCGGCAAAACTGGTCGGTGTTTCAGTGGAACTGTCTGAGGTCATGGAAGTCTCAAGGTATTCAAGGTGGTTCCGGCAATCTGAGGGCTTGCCAGGCTTATTCTCTGGGACTTTTAGGATTTTTGTTTTTCCGGCAGGACAAGATAGAAACTGCTGCCCTGGTCAACAATCGAGCTGGCCCTGATCGAGCCCTGATGCTGTTCTGCAATTCTGCGGCAGATTGCCAGCCCAATGCCGGTGCCGGGCAGCTTTTTCCCCTGATCCAGACGTTGGAACATGGCGAAAATCTTTTCCTGATCGCGATTGTCAAAGCCCAAGCCGTTATCATGAATGACGATTTCCCATTTTTTTTCTTCCGTTCCGTTGGACGCAAAAAGGGGCGTGGCGCTGATTGAAATCAGCGGGGGCCTGTTCTCAGAACGATATTTAAGCGCGTTGCTGAACAGATTTCTGAAAAGCTGTTCCATTAATATCGGGTCGGCTTCAAGCGTTGGGAGTTCGCCGATCTCAATCCGGGCTTCAACTTTATCGAGTTCGATTTCGAGATCCTTGACGATGTTTTCAATCAACGCGCCGAGCGGAACCGAGGTGAACGGTTCTTTGGTGGTTGTGATGCGGGCGTAGTAGAGCAGGCCGTCGATAAGTTGTTGCATATGGCTCGCGGAATGGTTTATGCGGCGCAGATACTCATGGCCTTTCTCTCCCAGCTGGTCGCCGCATTTTTTCTCCAGACGCTGAGCGAAAGCCTGAATTAGATTGAGAGGTTCTTTCAGGTCATGAGAGACAATGTAGGCAAAGGCCTCGAGATCATGATTGCTTTTTGCCAGATTGAAGGCGTACTCAAGCAAATCCTTTTCCGCGTTCCGGTGGGCCAGCAGCAGTTTGAGACGCTGCTCCAGAACCGCCCAGTTGACCGGTTTGGTAATGTATTCTTCAGCTCCGCTCGTGAACGCCCTGGAAACCGAATCCGCATCTTCCAGGCCGGTTACCATAATGATTGGAATATCATTTAACGCGGAATTTTCTTTTATCTTGCGGCAGGTCTGAAAACCATCAAGGCCGGGCATGGTCGCATCCATCATGATGATGTCCGGTTTTCTCTGCTGACAGAGAATCAGAGCGGCTGCGCCATTGTCTGCGGTCTGAACCTGGTAGCCCTGT
Coding sequences within it:
- a CDS encoding hybrid sensor histidine kinase/response regulator produces the protein MPTPSAERTNAKNRHPALIMAVDDDPFTLESFSRFLKKQGYQVQTADNGAAALILCQQRKPDIIMMDATMPGLDGFQTCRKIKENSALNDIPIIMVTGLEDADSVSRAFTSGAEEYITKPVNWAVLEQRLKLLLAHRNAEKDLLEYAFNLAKSNHDLEAFAYIVSHDLKEPLNLIQAFAQRLEKKCGDQLGEKGHEYLRRINHSASHMQQLIDGLLYYARITTTKEPFTSVPLGALIENIVKDLEIELDKVEARIEIGELPTLEADPILMEQLFRNLFSNALKYRSENRPPLISISATPLFASNGTEEKKWEIVIHDNGLGFDNRDQEKIFAMFQRLDQGKKLPGTGIGLAICRRIAEQHQGSIRASSIVDQGSSFYLVLPEKQKS